A single genomic interval of Pyrus communis chromosome 5, drPyrComm1.1, whole genome shotgun sequence harbors:
- the LOC137734546 gene encoding probable serine/threonine-protein kinase At1g01540 — protein sequence MSEIEMNSGKLQQHGRVISDQLSCNKASGRIRNGNVMELGPVSVRSQMVKDVLGGGGGGGGWGGNKFSLKELEVAANGHSKQNLIDKGDYGVVYHGILSDNTCAAVKRLVSDRFQVEDFTAAIVRHKNLDKLLRYRIERVYRLDYLHEDIEPKILRRSLISSNVLLDHQWDPKVSDFGLAKLYSPEWGINTMESLRYIAPEYASTGDFTEKSDIYSFGVLVMEIITGRSPTDRSLSMSS from the exons GAAGCTGCAGCAGCACGGGCGTGTGATTTCCGATCAGTTGTCATGCAATAAGGCTAGTGGGAGAATCCGAAATGGTAATGTGATGGAGTTGGGACCGGTTTCTGTGCGCTCGCAAATGGTTAAGGatgtgttggggggggggggggggggaggggggtgggGGGGCAACAAGTTTAGTCTCAAGGAGCTTGAGGTTGCCGCGAATGGACATTCCAAACAAAATCTGATTGACAAGGGGGACTATGGAGTTGTTTATCATGGCATTCTGTCCGATAATACTTGCGCGGCAGTGAAGAGGCTAGTGAGTGACAG ATTCCAAGTTGAGGACTTCACAGCAGCGATTGTGAGGCACAAAAATCTCGACAAGTTGCTTCGATACCGCATCGAAAGAGTGTACAG ATTGGACTACCTGCACGAGGATATTGAACCGAAAATCCTACGTAGAAGCCTAATATCTAGCAATGTGCTGCTTGATCACCAATGGGATCCTAAGGTCTCCGATTTTGGCCTTGCTAAGCTCTACAGTCCTGAGTGGGGAATCAATACAATGGAATCATTACG TTACATTGCTCCGGAATATGCTTCTACTGGTGATTTCACTGAGAAATCCGATATTTATAGCTTTGGAGTACTCGTAATGGAGATCATAACGGGGAGGAGCCCTACAGATCGCAGTCTAAGTATGAGTTCTTAA
- the LOC137735282 gene encoding probable polygalacturonase yields the protein METSSKFHVASAIIVALGLFFLTAAECRKPVSGTINYSAINCRKHSALLTDFGAVGDGKTSNTKAFKAAVGHLSQLASDGGAQLIVPPGRWLTGSFNLTSHFTLFVHKDAVILATQDESEWPHLPVLPSYGRGRDAPGGRFSSLVFGTNLTDVVITGNNGTIDGQGASWWAKFKQGHLTLTRPYMIEIMYSNQIQISNLTLVNSPSWFVHPIYSSNITIQGLTILAPVDSPNTDGIDPDSCSQTRIEDCYIVSGDDCIAVKSGWDEYGIKVGIPTEHLVIRRLTCISPDSATIALGSEMSGGIHDVRAEDITAIDTQSSVRIKTAVGRGAYVKDIYVRRMTLKTMKYVFWMTGSYGSHPDPSFDPKALPEITNINYKQVVAENVTYSARLDGIPNDPFKGICISNVTITLTEKPKKLQWNCTNVEGITSNVTPKTCDLLPEQKEVVDCAFPEDRLAIEDVKLVTCSASTPFF from the exons GTTGCGCTGGGATTATTCTTCCTAACAGCGGCAGAATGTCGAAAACCGGTTTCGGGCACGATCAATTACTCGGCCATAAACTGTAGAAAACATAGTGCTCTTTTGACCGACTTTGGAGCCGTCGGAGACGGAAAAACTTCCAACACAAAGGCCTTCAAGGCTGCCGTTGGTCATCTAAGTCAGCTTGCATCCGACGGCGGAGCGCAGCTTATTGTGCCGCCGGGGAGGTGGCTCACCGGAAGCTTCAACCTCACTAGCCACTTTACCCTCTTCGTCCATAAGGATGCCGTGATTCTTGCAACTCAG GATGAGTCAGAGTGGCCTCATCTTCCAGTACTGCCTTCATATGGGAGAGGCAGAGATGCCCCCGGTGGAAGGTTCAGCAGTCTCGTCTTCGGAACAAACCTAACCGACGTTGTAATTACAGGTAACAACGGCACAATCGACGGCCAAGGTGCTTCTTGGTGGGCCAAGTTCAAACAAGGTCACTTGACCCTCACCCGACCATACATGATCGAGATCATGTACTCTAATCAGATTCAAATTTCTAATCTCACTTTGGTCAATTCCCCTTCGTGGTTTGTCCATCCCATATACAGCAG CAATATAACAATCCAAGGGCTCACAATCCTTGCACCAGTTGATTCTCCCAACACCGATGGGATTGACCCAG ATTCTTGTTCACAAACAAGAATCGAAGACTGCTACATTGTCTCTGGAGATGACTGCATTGCAGTTAAGAGTGGATGGGACGAATACGGAATCAAAGTAGGAATCCCAACGGAGCACCTTGTGATCAGAAGGCTCACTTGCATTTCACCTGACAGTGCCACCATTGCCCTAGGTAGTGAAATGTCGGGTGGAATCCACGACGTTAGAGCTGAGGACATCACAGCCATTGACACTCAATCGAGTGTGAGGATCAAAACTGCCGTAGGAAGAGGAGCTTATGTCAAAGACATTTATGTGAGAAGAATGACCTTGAAGACAATGAAGTATGTCTTTTGGATGACCGGCTCTTATGGATCGCACCCTGACCCCAGCTTTGATCCTAAAGCGTTGCCTGAGATTACAAACATCAATTACAAGCAGGTTGTGGCAGAAAATGTTACTTATTCCGCAAGGCTGGACGGAATCCCTAATGATCCTTTTAAGGGAATTTGCATTTCGAATGTGACCATCACACTAACTGAGAAGCCGAAAAAATTGCAATGGAACTGCACCAATGTTGAGGGAATCACAAGTAATGTGACCCCAAAGACGTGCGATTTGTTGCCCGAGCAGAAAGAAGTGGTTGATTGTGCTTTCCCTGAGGATAGGTTGGCGATCGAGGATGTTAAGTTGGTGACTTGCTCTGCAAGCACCCCCTTCTTCTGA